The proteins below are encoded in one region of Labilibaculum sp. DW002:
- a CDS encoding cell division protein FtsQ/DivIB, with protein sequence MLKKVANILVWVFFFGYLIVVFSFANSKNEKLSFAGTTVNVVDSITRGFVNNSDVERIIKKEYPSLEGLPIADINKEVLEELIDQIPYVKKSEVYNSLSGKLIVEIKQRNPIVRILQGNGYYIDEEGEKMPLSRNYTSRVLVVSGAVNDKLIKEELFDLVKFITNDEFWKSQITQIHVSRNKEYILIPRVGAHKIELGSIENYHRKFQKLGALYSEGFSKKGWNAYKTINLKYKDQVVCTKK encoded by the coding sequence ATGCTGAAGAAAGTAGCGAACATATTGGTTTGGGTATTCTTTTTTGGATATTTAATTGTGGTTTTTTCTTTTGCGAACAGCAAAAATGAGAAGCTTAGTTTTGCGGGCACTACAGTTAACGTTGTAGATAGCATAACAAGGGGGTTTGTGAATAATTCTGATGTTGAAAGAATTATAAAAAAGGAATATCCCTCTTTAGAAGGATTGCCAATTGCCGATATTAACAAGGAGGTATTGGAAGAGCTGATTGATCAAATTCCCTACGTGAAAAAATCGGAGGTCTACAATTCTCTTTCGGGAAAATTGATTGTTGAAATTAAGCAACGCAATCCAATTGTTAGGATACTTCAAGGTAATGGGTATTATATTGACGAAGAAGGAGAGAAAATGCCTTTGTCGAGGAACTATACATCAAGGGTTTTAGTTGTTTCAGGGGCAGTAAATGATAAGTTGATAAAAGAAGAGCTGTTCGACTTGGTGAAATTTATTACAAATGATGAATTTTGGAAGTCGCAAATAACGCAGATACATGTTAGTAGGAATAAAGAGTATATATTGATTCCACGCGTTGGTGCACATAAAATTGAATTAGGGAGTATAGAAAATTATCATCGGAAATTTCAAAAGTTGGGTGCTTTGTATTCTGAAGGTTTTTCAAAAAAAGGCTGGAATGCATACAAAACGATCAACTTGAAGTATAAGGATCAGGTAGTTTGCACAAAAAAGTAA
- the ftsA gene encoding cell division protein FtsA: MTGRNKIIAAIDIGTTKIVAILGEKNSEGKLRILGMEKTVSKGVKRGVIHSIEDTIEAIREVVEKLMAKSNKDISRVYVGIAGQHIRSIKNRQFKYIQNGIGEITKADVDEILNENLRIPIEVGEQILHVIPQDFVVDKEAGIRNPVGMAGRRLDGNFNIIIGRTASARNIEKCVKEVGLEIEELVLEPLASSLAVLTEEEKEAGVVLVDIGGGTTDITVYFDGILRHTAVIPFGGDIVTRDIKEGCSVLIKQAEALKIQFGEAVADMAAEEKVVTIPSVGGWDPKEISFKTLAQIIQCRMEEIIDSVKFQIEITGLHDKIGAGIVLTGGGALLKNLDLLTQEQTGLDVRVGYPGTSDKIELEEALDLPIFSTGIGLLLQGMNKPDQETQNRNSDKGNKPKKKGLQRFFGALFDTDDMKM; the protein is encoded by the coding sequence ATGACGGGTAGAAATAAGATAATAGCAGCTATCGATATTGGCACAACAAAAATTGTTGCCATTCTGGGAGAGAAAAACTCCGAGGGGAAATTGCGCATTCTTGGAATGGAGAAGACCGTTTCGAAAGGTGTGAAACGAGGAGTTATACACAGTATTGAAGATACAATAGAAGCAATTCGAGAAGTTGTTGAGAAATTGATGGCAAAATCAAATAAAGACATCTCTCGCGTGTATGTTGGTATAGCAGGCCAACATATCAGAAGTATCAAAAACAGACAATTTAAATACATTCAGAATGGAATTGGTGAAATTACCAAGGCGGATGTAGACGAAATATTAAATGAAAATTTGAGAATTCCGATTGAGGTCGGAGAACAAATATTGCATGTAATTCCACAAGATTTTGTTGTGGATAAAGAGGCAGGTATTCGAAATCCAGTTGGAATGGCTGGAAGAAGATTAGATGGTAACTTTAACATTATCATTGGGCGAACTGCATCTGCACGTAATATTGAAAAATGTGTGAAAGAAGTTGGGCTCGAGATTGAAGAGCTTGTTTTGGAACCTTTGGCTTCCTCGCTTGCAGTGCTTACCGAAGAGGAAAAAGAAGCTGGTGTTGTTTTAGTAGATATTGGAGGAGGTACTACAGATATTACTGTATATTTCGATGGTATATTAAGACATACGGCTGTAATCCCATTTGGGGGAGACATTGTAACTCGTGATATTAAAGAAGGTTGTTCTGTTCTAATTAAGCAAGCCGAAGCTCTAAAAATTCAGTTTGGTGAAGCTGTGGCTGATATGGCTGCCGAAGAAAAGGTAGTTACCATACCAAGTGTTGGAGGATGGGATCCTAAAGAGATTTCTTTTAAAACATTAGCTCAAATCATTCAATGTAGAATGGAGGAGATTATTGATAGTGTGAAATTTCAGATTGAGATAACTGGCTTACATGATAAAATTGGAGCTGGAATTGTTTTAACTGGAGGTGGTGCCTTATTGAAAAATCTTGACTTGTTAACGCAAGAACAAACTGGACTTGATGTTCGAGTAGGATATCCAGGTACTTCTGATAAGATCGAATTGGAAGAAGCTTTGGATTTACCAATCTTTTCAACAGGAATCGGATTGCTGTTGCAGGGAATGAACAAGCCTGATCAAGAGACTCAAAATCGGAATTCAGACAAAGGGAATAAACCAAAAAAGAAAGGATTACAGCGGTTTTTTGGTGCTTTGTTTGATACTGATGATATGAAAATGTAA
- the murD gene encoding UDP-N-acetylmuramoyl-L-alanine--D-glutamate ligase, with amino-acid sequence MKNRIVILGAGESGVGAAVLAKSKGFDVFVSDLGEISPKYKEALNRYQLKFEEKKHTEELILSADEVVKSPGIPDTAPIILKLKEKKIAVISEIEFAGRYSDAKMICITGSNGKTTTTMLLHHMLKKAGLNVGLAGNVGESLAWQVAEQNYTHYVIELSSFQLDGMYDFRANIAILLNITPDHLDRYDYKMENYINSKFRILQNMKSEDSFVFCTDDEIIRTELLNCDTLAQLLPFSVQEEKEMCGWIENELLKIQYNENLFSMDKKDLSLHGIHNVYNSLASGIAGNVLQIRKEVIRESLSDFQGVDHRLEKVVRVRGIQFINDSKATNINATWYALESMEEPIVWIVGGVDKGNDYAILADLVCEKVSGIVCLGVDNSKIHAAFDGKVNTIVDASSMKEAVSQAYQIAKKEEIVLLSPACASFDLFKNYEDRGNQFKEEVRNL; translated from the coding sequence TTGAAAAATAGAATCGTCATATTAGGAGCAGGAGAAAGTGGGGTTGGCGCAGCTGTATTGGCTAAGTCAAAAGGCTTTGATGTGTTTGTTTCAGACTTAGGAGAAATAAGTCCTAAGTACAAAGAAGCGCTTAATCGATATCAACTAAAGTTTGAGGAAAAGAAGCATACCGAGGAATTGATTTTATCAGCTGATGAAGTTGTTAAAAGTCCAGGGATTCCTGATACAGCTCCAATAATTTTAAAGTTGAAAGAGAAAAAAATAGCTGTGATTTCGGAAATTGAATTCGCAGGAAGGTATTCCGATGCGAAAATGATTTGTATTACAGGAAGCAATGGCAAAACAACTACAACTATGTTGCTGCATCACATGCTAAAAAAAGCAGGTTTAAATGTTGGTTTAGCAGGAAATGTAGGAGAAAGTTTAGCCTGGCAAGTGGCAGAACAAAATTACACCCATTATGTGATTGAATTGAGCAGTTTTCAGCTAGATGGGATGTATGATTTTAGAGCCAATATTGCCATTTTATTAAATATTACGCCAGATCATTTAGATCGGTACGATTATAAAATGGAAAACTATATCAATTCAAAATTTAGAATTTTGCAAAATATGAAATCCGAGGATTCATTTGTTTTTTGCACTGATGACGAAATCATTAGAACTGAATTGTTGAATTGTGATACTCTCGCTCAATTATTACCATTTTCTGTTCAGGAAGAAAAGGAAATGTGTGGATGGATTGAGAACGAACTTTTAAAAATTCAATACAACGAAAATTTATTTTCAATGGATAAAAAAGATTTGTCTTTACACGGAATTCATAATGTTTATAACTCACTAGCTTCTGGAATTGCAGGCAACGTTCTACAGATCAGAAAAGAAGTTATTCGCGAAAGTTTAAGTGATTTTCAAGGTGTCGATCATCGTCTAGAAAAGGTTGTGCGTGTTAGGGGAATTCAATTTATTAATGATTCAAAGGCGACAAACATTAACGCAACTTGGTATGCGTTGGAGAGTATGGAAGAGCCAATTGTTTGGATTGTTGGTGGTGTAGACAAAGGAAATGATTACGCTATATTGGCTGATTTGGTTTGTGAAAAAGTGAGTGGTATTGTGTGTTTGGGAGTTGATAACTCTAAAATACATGCCGCTTTTGATGGAAAGGTCAATACAATCGTAGATGCTAGTTCGATGAAAGAGGCGGTAAGTCAGGCTTATCAAATAGCAAAAAAAGAAGAAATCGTTTTGTTATCTCCAGCTTGTGCAAGTTTCGATTTGTTCAAGAATTATGAAGATCGCGGAAATCAGTTCAAAGAAGAAGTACGAAATTTATAA
- the ftsZ gene encoding cell division protein FtsZ encodes MTGVDFVICNTDAQALENSQVPIKVQLGRSLTEGRGAGNKPERGRESAKESIEEINRVLSQKTKMIFVTAGMGGGTGTGAAPIIAEAARQQGVLTVGIVTIPFRFEGKRRIEQAMEGIANLEKHVDALLIINNEKLRMMYGDLKLSDAFAKADDVLSIAAKSIAEIITVHGYVNVDFADVETVMRDSGVAVMGSASASGEDRAIRAIEEALTSPLLNSNNICGARNILLNIISGKEEVTMQEVSLITEYVHDVVGDEVSIIWGNGNSDQLDDELGVTIIATGFSENPIPDLNIEPRKSVRDAAPKLELIIENPAESEEIAAAKRREEKQRREELMRRRSEEARSEVVEEQEVKREAPVQKKEPVEVEETPEEEHKKGGLDNWFIGKFTQIFDNDDTSM; translated from the coding sequence ATCACAGGGGTTGATTTTGTAATTTGTAATACCGATGCACAAGCATTGGAAAATAGTCAGGTACCTATTAAAGTGCAACTTGGTAGATCACTTACCGAAGGCAGAGGAGCTGGAAATAAACCAGAACGTGGTAGGGAATCTGCAAAGGAAAGCATCGAAGAAATAAACAGGGTTTTAAGCCAAAAAACCAAAATGATATTTGTTACTGCAGGTATGGGAGGTGGAACAGGTACTGGTGCCGCTCCAATTATTGCAGAAGCAGCAAGACAACAAGGTGTATTAACGGTTGGCATTGTAACCATTCCATTTCGATTTGAAGGCAAACGGAGAATTGAGCAGGCGATGGAAGGAATTGCAAACCTGGAGAAACATGTTGATGCACTTTTGATCATTAATAACGAAAAGTTAAGGATGATGTATGGCGATTTAAAATTATCGGATGCCTTTGCAAAGGCTGATGATGTTTTATCGATTGCAGCTAAAAGTATCGCAGAAATTATTACAGTTCACGGCTATGTAAACGTCGATTTTGCCGATGTTGAAACTGTGATGCGTGATAGTGGAGTAGCCGTTATGGGTTCTGCATCTGCCTCTGGAGAAGACAGAGCAATTCGTGCAATCGAAGAAGCTCTTACATCACCACTATTGAATAGCAATAACATCTGCGGAGCTCGAAATATTCTATTGAATATTATATCGGGAAAAGAAGAGGTTACAATGCAAGAAGTTAGTCTAATTACCGAATACGTTCATGATGTAGTAGGTGATGAGGTGAGCATTATATGGGGAAATGGGAATAGCGATCAGTTGGATGATGAGTTAGGTGTGACCATAATTGCAACTGGCTTCTCTGAAAATCCAATTCCTGATTTGAATATAGAGCCAAGAAAATCGGTTCGTGACGCAGCTCCAAAATTGGAATTAATTATTGAGAATCCGGCTGAGTCGGAGGAAATTGCAGCGGCAAAAAGACGAGAAGAAAAGCAGCGTCGAGAAGAATTGATGCGAAGACGTTCTGAGGAAGCGCGTAGCGAGGTGGTTGAAGAACAGGAAGTGAAAAGAGAAGCTCCTGTTCAAAAAAAGGAACCTGTTGAGGTCGAAGAAACACCAGAAGAGGAACACAAGAAAGGTGGATTAGACAATTGGTTTATAGGTAAGTTTACACAGATTTTTGATAATGATGATACTTCTATGTAG
- a CDS encoding four helix bundle protein, which yields MRDKSFVFAIRIVRLHKFLSEDKKEFTLSKQLLRSGTSVGAMIREAEFAESKKDFIHKMAIAQKEINEAIYWIELLSETGFLNSKQFEDINKDAIEVIKLITSIIKSAKASLSNNN from the coding sequence ATAAGGGATAAGAGTTTTGTATTTGCAATTCGGATTGTGAGGCTGCATAAATTTTTGTCTGAGGATAAAAAAGAATTTACACTTTCTAAGCAGCTTTTACGAAGTGGAACAAGTGTTGGTGCAATGATCCGAGAGGCTGAATTTGCTGAGAGTAAAAAAGATTTTATTCATAAAATGGCAATAGCTCAAAAGGAGATTAATGAAGCAATTTATTGGATTGAACTGTTGAGTGAAACTGGCTTTTTAAATTCGAAACAATTTGAAGATATAAATAAGGATGCCATTGAGGTCATAAAATTAATAACGAGTATTATTAAGTCAGCAAAGGCATCATTAAGCAATAACAATTAA
- the murC gene encoding UDP-N-acetylmuramate--L-alanine ligase: MRIEDFKNIYFIGIGGIGMSAIARYFHSIGKNVFGYDRTPTQLTAELIKEGIGITFDEELNQIPEPYKANEKTLVVYTPAIPSSHAQLKFFQANDFVIKKRSEVLGLLSDHLNGIGIAGTHGKTTVSTITSHIFKTSSLGCNAFLGGISRNYQSNLLLSKNSPWVILEADEFDRSFLQLHPQIAVITSMDADHLDIYGDKNELEKSFQEFVSQIKKGGSLVHKKGLILKTNDISTYSYSLKEEADFYVKNMKLVEGFYQFDLIHPSGVLQNLKFSYPGKINVENAVAATSVALLCGVKEEEIRIALASFEGVRRRFDYRIKNENLVFIDDYAHHPKELWESISSVKAIYPDKKITGIFQPHLYTRTRDFADGFAESLNLLDEVILLDIYPARELPIEGVTSEIIFKNLKVPSKLCKKEELIEVLKEIELEVLLTLGAGDIDKLVEPIEKVLNQRI, from the coding sequence ATGCGGATTGAGGATTTTAAAAATATTTATTTTATAGGCATCGGTGGAATCGGAATGAGTGCTATTGCTCGATATTTTCATTCCATTGGCAAGAATGTGTTTGGTTACGATCGAACACCGACTCAACTCACCGCAGAATTAATAAAAGAAGGAATTGGAATTACGTTCGACGAAGAGCTTAATCAAATTCCTGAGCCATACAAAGCAAATGAAAAAACGCTAGTCGTTTATACTCCTGCTATACCTTCTAGTCATGCGCAATTGAAATTTTTTCAAGCAAATGATTTTGTGATTAAAAAACGTTCTGAAGTTTTAGGCTTGCTTTCCGATCATTTAAATGGAATAGGAATAGCAGGAACGCATGGAAAAACTACGGTTTCCACTATTACATCACATATTTTTAAAACATCATCTCTTGGCTGTAATGCTTTTTTAGGTGGTATTTCGCGTAATTATCAATCTAATTTGTTGCTTTCAAAAAATAGCCCTTGGGTTATTTTAGAGGCTGATGAATTCGATCGTTCATTTTTACAATTGCATCCACAAATTGCGGTAATAACTTCGATGGACGCGGATCATTTGGATATTTATGGCGATAAAAATGAGTTGGAAAAAAGTTTTCAGGAGTTTGTTTCTCAAATCAAAAAAGGAGGAAGTTTAGTTCATAAAAAGGGCTTGATTCTTAAAACGAATGACATATCAACTTACTCTTATTCTTTAAAAGAGGAGGCTGATTTTTATGTGAAAAACATGAAGTTGGTTGAAGGGTTTTATCAATTTGATTTAATTCATCCAAGTGGGGTTCTTCAAAATTTAAAGTTTTCTTATCCAGGTAAGATAAATGTAGAAAATGCAGTAGCGGCAACAAGTGTGGCTCTACTTTGCGGAGTGAAAGAAGAAGAAATTCGAATAGCGCTGGCTTCTTTTGAAGGTGTTCGCAGAAGGTTTGATTATCGCATCAAAAATGAAAATTTAGTATTTATTGATGATTATGCACATCACCCAAAAGAATTATGGGAAAGCATTTCATCGGTTAAAGCCATTTATCCAGATAAAAAAATCACGGGTATTTTTCAACCTCATCTATACACGAGAACTCGGGATTTTGCTGATGGGTTTGCCGAAAGTTTAAATCTTCTGGATGAGGTGATTTTGTTGGATATTTATCCGGCTAGGGAATTGCCTATCGAAGGCGTTACTTCTGAGATTATTTTTAAAAATTTGAAAGTGCCTTCTAAATTGTGCAAGAAAGAGGAATTGATAGAAGTACTTAAGGAAATAGAACTTGAAGTATTATTAACTTTGGGAGCAGGTGATATTGATAAATTGGTAGAACCTATAGAAAAGGTATTGAATCAAAGAATATAA
- the murG gene encoding undecaprenyldiphospho-muramoylpentapeptide beta-N-acetylglucosaminyltransferase, whose product MQKIKIIVSGGGTGGHIYPAISIANALKAKQDNIEILFVGAEGKMEMEKVPSAGYKIIGLPIRGLQRNFSKENLKFFSRLFKSLRKAKQIIKEFKPDVVIGVGGYASGPLLHTANKMGIPSLIQEQNSYAGITNKLLAKKANKICVAYQGMERFFPSDKILMTGNPVRKDLLDISSKKQEAVAYFDLDPAKKTILIVGGSLGARTINNSVLKSLKALSDSDVQVIWQTGKFYIEKVREELSNWDIPCLKVSDFLSRMDLAYAAADMVISRAGAGTISELCLVEKACILVPSPNVSEDHQTKNAMALVNKNAAVMVKDIEAEDKLIGTALELIKDEEKLALLSENCKALAKPNAADEIAEQIIALI is encoded by the coding sequence ATGCAGAAAATTAAAATAATAGTTAGCGGAGGAGGAACCGGAGGACATATCTATCCGGCCATTTCTATTGCCAATGCTCTAAAGGCAAAACAAGACAATATTGAAATACTATTCGTTGGTGCAGAAGGCAAAATGGAGATGGAGAAAGTACCATCGGCTGGTTACAAAATAATAGGTTTACCTATCAGAGGCTTACAACGAAATTTTAGCAAAGAGAACTTAAAGTTTTTTTCCAGATTATTCAAAAGTCTAAGAAAGGCCAAGCAAATAATAAAAGAATTTAAACCAGATGTCGTGATTGGTGTTGGTGGCTACGCAAGTGGTCCTCTTTTGCACACTGCAAATAAAATGGGAATTCCTTCGTTGATTCAAGAGCAGAATTCATACGCTGGAATTACCAATAAACTACTGGCAAAAAAAGCCAATAAAATATGTGTGGCTTACCAAGGTATGGAACGTTTTTTTCCATCTGATAAAATTCTAATGACGGGAAATCCGGTTAGAAAAGATTTACTTGATATCTCTTCTAAAAAACAAGAAGCGGTAGCGTATTTCGACTTAGATCCAGCAAAGAAAACAATTCTAATTGTGGGAGGAAGTTTGGGTGCAAGAACAATTAACAACAGTGTTCTTAAGTCACTTAAAGCTCTGTCAGATTCGGATGTTCAGGTAATCTGGCAAACAGGAAAATTTTACATTGAAAAAGTTCGAGAAGAATTAAGCAATTGGGATATTCCATGCTTGAAAGTATCCGATTTTTTAAGTCGTATGGATTTGGCTTATGCTGCCGCGGATATGGTTATATCAAGAGCGGGTGCAGGTACAATTTCTGAACTTTGCCTGGTCGAGAAAGCATGTATTTTAGTACCTTCTCCTAATGTTTCTGAAGATCATCAAACCAAAAATGCAATGGCATTGGTAAATAAAAATGCCGCTGTAATGGTTAAGGATATTGAAGCAGAGGACAAGTTGATAGGTACAGCTTTGGAATTGATTAAGGATGAAGAAAAATTAGCTCTTTTGTCAGAAAACTGCAAGGCTTTAGCTAAGCCAAACGCAGCAGATGAAATTGCAGAACAAATAATTGCATTAATATAG
- the mraY gene encoding phospho-N-acetylmuramoyl-pentapeptide-transferase encodes MLKSTKTTIPFFKNNEFDYEDLVRFGGEYSGILAWILFIIVTIFIVTAVSNGANMTDGLDGLATGTSAIIGATLGILAYLSGHLVYASYLDIMYIPHSGELVVYIAAFIGSTIGFLWYNSYPAQVFMGDTGSLSLGGIIAVLAIIIHKELLIPVLCGIFLVENVSVMMQVSWFKYTRKKYGEGRRIFRMAPLHHHYQLKGYPEAKIVTRFWIIGIFLAVITIVTLKIR; translated from the coding sequence ATGTTAAAGTCAACTAAAACAACGATTCCTTTCTTTAAAAATAATGAATTCGATTATGAAGATTTAGTTCGTTTTGGTGGTGAATATTCAGGGATTCTTGCGTGGATTCTTTTTATTATCGTTACGATATTTATTGTTACAGCAGTTTCAAATGGTGCAAATATGACCGACGGTCTAGATGGTCTGGCTACCGGAACTTCTGCCATAATTGGAGCAACACTTGGTATTTTAGCTTACCTATCAGGTCACTTGGTTTATGCAAGTTACCTCGACATCATGTACATTCCTCACTCGGGTGAACTTGTTGTTTACATCGCCGCATTTATTGGATCAACTATTGGTTTCCTTTGGTACAATTCATACCCTGCACAAGTATTTATGGGCGATACAGGAAGTCTTTCGTTGGGAGGAATTATTGCTGTTCTTGCAATTATCATCCATAAAGAGCTTTTAATACCTGTATTATGCGGAATTTTCTTGGTTGAGAATGTTTCTGTAATGATGCAAGTTTCATGGTTTAAATACACACGAAAAAAATACGGTGAAGGTCGTCGAATATTTAGAATGGCACCTCTTCACCATCATTATCAATTAAAGGGATACCCTGAAGCTAAAATCGTTACACGATTCTGGATTATTGGTATTTTCTTGGCAGTAATCACTATCGTGACCCTTAAAATTAGGTAG
- a CDS encoding FtsW/RodA/SpoVE family cell cycle protein: MGKLLKNLSLRGDKVIWVIIFFLSMISLLVVYSSTGTLAYKVKGGNTSYFFIKQLILLGGCYMIMYVVHRIHFKVYSSSANLVLIVSIGLLILAKFVGTNLNDASRWITIPGIGFNFQPSELAKLALILHVSRTLSRFQSEDSCKKEAFLHIIIPVGIVCFLIFLDDFSTSVLLGGVCYLLMFIGRVAKKYLLGSVGVVLGLVIMLIVMAPLLPSIGRVQTVRSRIVNFFDKDETNVNNSQNYQVDQAKIAVASGGILGKGPGNSDQRNFLPHPYSDFIYAIILEELGWTGGFGILALYLFLIYRAGSIVRKCDRTFPAFLVIGLSLSIVAQALTNMAVSVNLIPVTGQPLPLVSMGGTSLIFTSAALGMILSVSRSVKEQEELKHAEN; the protein is encoded by the coding sequence ATGGGGAAGTTGTTAAAGAATTTAAGCTTAAGGGGAGATAAGGTGATTTGGGTCATCATCTTCTTTTTATCGATGATTTCTTTGCTGGTTGTGTATAGCTCGACCGGAACGCTTGCCTATAAGGTAAAAGGTGGTAATACCTCTTACTTTTTTATCAAGCAATTGATATTATTAGGTGGTTGTTACATGATCATGTATGTGGTTCACCGAATACATTTTAAGGTTTACTCGAGTTCGGCAAACTTGGTGTTGATCGTCTCCATTGGTTTGCTCATACTGGCCAAATTTGTAGGGACGAATTTGAACGATGCATCCAGATGGATTACCATTCCTGGGATTGGCTTTAATTTTCAGCCTTCGGAACTCGCAAAATTGGCCTTAATACTTCATGTTTCCAGGACTTTATCGCGATTTCAATCCGAAGATTCCTGTAAAAAAGAAGCTTTTCTGCATATAATTATACCCGTAGGAATTGTCTGTTTTCTAATTTTTTTAGATGACTTTTCAACTTCGGTACTGCTTGGAGGAGTTTGTTATTTGCTAATGTTTATTGGTAGAGTAGCTAAAAAGTATTTGCTTGGATCGGTAGGAGTTGTATTGGGATTGGTAATTATGCTAATTGTTATGGCGCCACTATTGCCAAGTATTGGTCGTGTGCAGACCGTAAGAAGTCGAATTGTTAACTTTTTCGATAAAGATGAAACCAATGTAAATAATAGTCAGAACTATCAAGTAGATCAAGCTAAAATAGCAGTTGCCTCGGGAGGAATTCTAGGGAAAGGTCCTGGTAATAGTGATCAGCGAAATTTCTTACCTCATCCCTACTCTGATTTTATTTACGCCATTATTCTCGAAGAATTAGGCTGGACAGGAGGTTTTGGAATTTTGGCACTTTATCTTTTTCTAATCTACAGAGCAGGATCAATTGTCAGGAAATGTGATCGGACATTTCCCGCATTTCTCGTCATAGGTCTCAGCTTAAGCATTGTGGCACAAGCCTTAACTAATATGGCTGTTTCGGTAAATTTAATTCCCGTTACGGGGCAACCCTTACCACTCGTCAGCATGGGAGGTACATCGTTAATATTTACCAGTGCAGCCTTGGGAATGATTTTAAGCGTAAGTCGTTCAGTAAAAGAACAAGAAGAATTAAAGCATGCAGAAAATTAA